In the Sulfitobacter pacificus genome, one interval contains:
- a CDS encoding response regulator transcription factor, with product MRVLIADDHDLLRDTLVMFLEGEGRMETASAGTFQEACARIESDEPFDLILLDYNMPGMNGLEGLRTAIALKDGQRVALISGEATRQIAEDALEAGAAGFVPKSLPAKSLVNAVKFMAMGEQYAPIDFMTAVEEVPTNALAEKLTPRELQVLKGLTEGKSNKEIARDLDITEPTIKLHVKTLYRKVGAANRTQAAMIAREAGLF from the coding sequence ATGAGAGTATTGATAGCCGACGACCACGACCTGCTGCGTGACACGCTTGTCATGTTCCTTGAGGGAGAAGGCCGCATGGAAACGGCCAGCGCTGGTACGTTTCAAGAAGCCTGTGCAAGGATAGAGAGTGACGAACCTTTCGATCTGATCCTGCTCGACTACAACATGCCCGGAATGAATGGTCTTGAGGGGTTGCGCACCGCCATCGCTTTGAAGGACGGTCAACGGGTTGCCCTTATTTCGGGGGAGGCGACGCGCCAGATTGCCGAAGACGCGCTGGAAGCAGGCGCTGCCGGTTTTGTACCCAAATCACTTCCCGCCAAATCGCTGGTCAACGCGGTTAAGTTCATGGCGATGGGAGAGCAATACGCCCCCATTGATTTCATGACTGCGGTGGAAGAAGTGCCGACAAACGCATTGGCCGAGAAACTGACGCCACGCGAATTGCAAGTGCTCAAGGGGTTGACCGAAGGCAAGTCAAACAAAGAGATCGCCCGCGATCTGGACATCACCGAGCCCACGATCAAGCTGCATGTTAAGACGCTCTACCGGAAAGTGGGTGCAGCCAACCGGACCCAAGCGGCCATGATCGCCCGCGAAGCAGGATTGTTCTGA
- a CDS encoding GumC family protein, giving the protein MITLTLPFAPKARPEKGGVVRRVVMGGKLSDLKRLPRYVATGVLGATLIWAPLLGYLKTAPLSYRSTTSLIMPGSGASASMNVNGIGQATSYANSAFASNAVSPTETYKRLLGADRIVDAAAASLSIERSELGQPRVRLVDQTSLIHFETTGRTPEAAQARGDAILAAFFTELDALRADEVDTREDSGLQAIADYRASVADTRAQIEALQMSTGLLSVDQYSVLLDRHLALDEKIQTQRAFLNDRTAATAALEAQLGLNAATAAATLKLFANAAYIALLDEIGRAEVALAETSARYGMRHPKVEAAQAARDQAASVALALAQSLSGLDTDALKDLDLAPDGARANLLAELVRMQVEVSGATEQLATLEAQKAEGQEALNSFAPAAAKMQDLERDFSVAEALFASAIARAQSSKSDVYASYPLVQVLENPSLPAKPSSPNRKLAIMAGIAATFMLLMSLAMGWIRIALISRLMNKPGAPS; this is encoded by the coding sequence ATGATCACACTTACATTGCCATTCGCCCCCAAGGCCCGCCCCGAAAAAGGCGGCGTCGTGCGCCGTGTCGTGATGGGCGGCAAGCTGAGCGATCTCAAGCGTTTACCGCGTTATGTGGCAACGGGGGTTCTGGGTGCGACATTGATCTGGGCACCGCTGTTGGGGTATCTCAAGACAGCTCCCCTCAGCTACCGTTCCACTACATCGCTGATCATGCCCGGTTCCGGCGCATCTGCCTCGATGAATGTGAACGGGATTGGTCAGGCGACATCTTATGCAAACTCCGCTTTTGCCAGCAATGCAGTCAGCCCCACAGAGACCTATAAACGCCTGTTGGGGGCCGACCGGATCGTGGACGCTGCCGCTGCCTCCTTGAGTATCGAACGGTCCGAACTGGGTCAGCCGCGTGTGCGTCTGGTGGACCAAACCAGCCTGATCCATTTTGAAACCACAGGCCGAACACCGGAGGCTGCGCAAGCGCGTGGCGACGCTATTCTAGCTGCATTTTTCACCGAATTGGACGCCCTGCGCGCCGATGAAGTCGACACCCGCGAAGACAGCGGCCTTCAGGCCATCGCAGATTATCGTGCGTCGGTTGCAGATACCCGTGCTCAGATTGAAGCCTTGCAAATGTCGACCGGCCTGCTGTCGGTTGATCAATATTCAGTGCTTCTGGACAGGCATCTGGCATTGGATGAAAAAATACAGACCCAAAGGGCATTCCTGAATGACCGCACTGCGGCGACGGCCGCATTGGAGGCGCAATTGGGATTGAATGCTGCGACTGCCGCCGCGACGCTTAAACTTTTTGCCAATGCTGCATACATCGCCTTGCTGGATGAAATTGGCCGTGCAGAGGTGGCTCTGGCCGAAACAAGTGCCCGTTATGGTATGCGCCACCCCAAAGTAGAGGCAGCGCAGGCTGCTCGAGATCAGGCTGCGTCGGTTGCCTTGGCTCTGGCCCAGTCCCTCTCTGGGCTTGATACAGACGCACTGAAGGATCTGGATCTTGCGCCGGATGGGGCGCGGGCCAATTTATTGGCTGAACTGGTGCGCATGCAGGTCGAGGTGTCTGGAGCGACAGAGCAATTGGCAACGCTGGAAGCACAAAAGGCGGAAGGGCAGGAAGCGCTGAACAGCTTTGCCCCCGCCGCGGCCAAGATGCAGGATCTTGAGCGTGATTTTTCGGTGGCTGAAGCCTTGTTTGCTTCGGCCATAGCCCGTGCGCAATCCAGCAAATCCGATGTCTATGCCTCCTATCCGCTGGTGCAGGTGTTGGAGAACCCGTCCTTGCCCGCCAAACCGTCTTCGCCTAACCGCAAACTGGCAATCATGGCGGGCATTGCTGCCACGTTTATGCTTCTGATGAGTCTCGCGATGGGCTGGATCCGAATTGCGCTGATCTCCCGCTTGATGAACAAACCCGGTGCGCCTTCATGA